The Eleginops maclovinus isolate JMC-PN-2008 ecotype Puerto Natales chromosome 3, JC_Emac_rtc_rv5, whole genome shotgun sequence genome includes a region encoding these proteins:
- the pou3f2b gene encoding POU domain, class 3, transcription factor 2 yields the protein MATAASNHYSILTSSASIVHSEPGNMQQATAYRDAQSLLQSDYPLQSNNHTLSHAHQWITALSHGDTAPWSSSPLGTEQDIKPTVQSARDEMHNSSNNLQHQSRPPHLVHQTHGNHHDGRAWRTTTAAHIPSMATTNGQSLIYSQPGFGVNGLLPGSAQGMHHHNLRDSHEEHHSPHLSDHGHPASQHQHQHRSQSHHDHSDEDTPTSDDLEQFAKQFKQRRIKLGFTQADVGLALGTLYGNVFSQTTICRFEALQLSFKNMCKLKPLLNKWLEEADSTSGSPTSLDKIAAQGRKRKKRTSIEVSVKGALESHFLKSPKPAASEIIGLADSLHLEKEVVRVWFCNRRQKEKRMTPPGALPGSEDVYGDTPPHHGVQTPVQ from the coding sequence ATGGCGACCGCAGCGTCTAACCACTACAGCATCCTCACCTCCAGCGCATCCATCGTGCACTCGGAGCCCGGCAACATGCAGCAAGCCACGGCGTACCGGGACGCGCAGAGCCTGTTGCAGAGCGACTACCCGCTGCAGAGCAACAACCACACGCTCAGCCACGCACACCAGTGGATAACAGCGCTGTCCCACGGAGACACAGCCCCGTGGTCCTCCAGCCCGCTCGGCACGGAGCAGGACATTAAACCCACAGTGCAGAGCGCCCGGGACGAGATGCACAACTCTAGCAACAACCTGCAGCACCAGTCCCGGCCGCCACACCTGGTGCACCAGACGCACGGGAACCACCACGACGGCCGGGCGTGGAGAACCACCACCGCGGCTCACATACCGAGCATGGCCACAACGAACGGCCAAAGCCTTATTTACTCCCAGCCGGGCTTCGGCGTCAACGGGCTGCTCCCGGGCAGCGCGCAGGGGATGCACCATCACAACCTAAGAGACAGTCACGAGGAGCACCACAGCCCGCATCTCAGCGACCACGGACACCCTGCGTCCCAGCATCAGCACCAGCACCGGTCGCAGAGCCACCACGACCACTCGGACGAGGATACGCCGACCTCGGACGACTTGGAGCAGTTTGCCAAGCAGTTCAAGCAGCGGAGGATCAAGCTGGGCTTCACGCAGGCGGACGTGGGACTCGCCCTGGGGACCCTGTACGGAAATGTGTTTTCCCAAACCACCATATGCAGGTTTGAGGCCCTGCAGCTCAGCTTCAAAAACATGTGCAAGCTTAAGCCTCTGTTGAACAAGTGGTTGGAGGAGGCGGACTCCACCTCGGGCAGCCCGACGAGCCTGGACAAAATCGCTGCGCaggggaggaaaaggaaaaaacgGACTTCTATCGAGGTAAGCGTAAAGGGAGCTTTGGAGAGCCATTTTTTGAAGTCCCCTAAACCGGCAGCTTCGGAAATAATCGGTCTCGCGGACAGTCTGCACCTGGAGAAAGAAGTGGTCAGGGTTTGGTTTTGTAAcaggagacagaaggagaaacGCATGACCCCTCCCGGAGCTCTGCCGGGGAGCGAGGATGTGTACGGGGACACGCCGCCGCACCACGGGGTCCAGACCCCGGTCCAATGA